A region of the Myxococcus stipitatus DSM 14675 genome:
CGACACCGCCTGGCCGTCTGTTTGCCCTCGAATGCGCCACTGAGTGACAATAACCACATGTCACTCCGCTCTTCCCTCTTCGTCTCGCTCGCCGTGGTCCTGATGGGGTGCTCCGGGTCGCCCGATGAGCCGGGGCCCAGGCCCGGGGGCGGCCTTCCTGGCGGCCACGTCAACCCGGGAGAGACCACGAATGACGGGGGCTCCTCGGACGCGGGGACTCCGGATGCGGGGGCTGCGGACTCGGGCAGCGCGGTGCTGTCCCGCATCGCGCCCGCCGAGTACCAGCTGTTCTACCTGGTCGACGGGCGGGTGCTGGGCATCGGCTCGAACCGGGCCGGGCAGCTCGGCGTCGGCCACTCCAACCCCTACAACCAGGTGCCTCCGGTGGACATCGCCCTGCCCGCGGGCCTGCGCTTCAAGGACGTCGCGGGCGGCGGCTTCCAGAGCCTCGCGCTCGACGTCCAGGGGCGCGTGTGGACCTTCGGGCAGAACCTCTACGGCCAGCGGGGCGACGGCACCACGAACGACCATCCCAACCGCACCACGACGCCGAACAACGGACAGCCGTACCTCATCCTCACGGACTCCACGGGCGCGACGTTCGACAACGTCGTCGCGGTGCGCAGCGCGCTGCTCTTCAACATGGCGCTGAAGGCGGATGGCTCCGTGTGGGTCTGGGGCATGAGCGGCACGGCCATTGGAAACACCCTGGGCATCGCGGGGGATGGCAACACGGCGCCGCGCAACATCACCCGCCCCACGCGCGTGCCGCTGCCGCAAGGTGTCGTCATCAAGAGCTTCACGACGAACGACACCAGCATCTTCGCGCTCGATGACACCGGCAAGGTGTGGGCCTGGGGCGGCGGCTCCGCCAACGAGACCTTGGGCACGGGCAGGTTCAGTGAGTATGCGCGGCCGAACCCGGTGAACATCCCCGCGCGCGTGCTGGAGATTGCGCCGGGAGGCTCGCACTGGGTCGTCGCGCTCGACGAGAACGGGGGCCTGTGGGGGTGGGGACTCAATGGGACCTACCTGGGGCTCGGCCCGCCGCAGGGCGGTTGGTATCCGGTGTCCACGCCGCTGAAGTTGACGTTCCCGGAGTTCGGCGCGCGCAAGGTCGTCCACGTCTCCGCGACGGGCCACGTCACCCACGTCATCCTGGACAACGGGACGCTGTGGGGCTGGGGCGACAGCGCCTTGGGTGAGGTGGGCAATGGCGTGATGCTCGACTTCGCCACCTACCCCACGCCTTACAACTGGGACTGGGGGAAGTACCAGAAGATGGTCTTCCGCCCCGTGCAGGTGGCCCCGGGCGTCACCTTCTCCGCGCTGCACAACACCGCGCAGTCGTTCTACGCGTACGCCACCGCGACGGACGGCACCCTCTACTCGTGGGGCCGCAACAAGACGGGCGTGCTGGGCAACGGCGTGCGGCC
Encoded here:
- a CDS encoding RCC1 domain-containing protein, which codes for MSLRSSLFVSLAVVLMGCSGSPDEPGPRPGGGLPGGHVNPGETTNDGGSSDAGTPDAGAADSGSAVLSRIAPAEYQLFYLVDGRVLGIGSNRAGQLGVGHSNPYNQVPPVDIALPAGLRFKDVAGGGFQSLALDVQGRVWTFGQNLYGQRGDGTTNDHPNRTTTPNNGQPYLILTDSTGATFDNVVAVRSALLFNMALKADGSVWVWGMSGTAIGNTLGIAGDGNTAPRNITRPTRVPLPQGVVIKSFTTNDTSIFALDDTGKVWAWGGGSANETLGTGRFSEYARPNPVNIPARVLEIAPGGSHWVVALDENGGLWGWGLNGTYLGLGPPQGGWYPVSTPLKLTFPEFGARKVVHVSATGHVTHVILDNGTLWGWGDSALGEVGNGVMLDFATYPTPYNWDWGKYQKMVFRPVQVAPGVTFSALHNTAQSFYAYATATDGTLYSWGRNKTGVLGNGVRPTGDVAGRPDSWNVATATPVPAHRLTTGTDTPSK